The stretch of DNA ACGAACGAGGTTAGCCGCGATTATATTCGCGCTCACCTGGCAGTTCAGCGGGTATGCGATGGTTGTCTATCTTGCGGGCCTGCGCGCCATTCCGGACTCACACTACGAAGCCGCGAAAGTCGACGGTGCGAGTTCGTTCAAAATGTACTGGCGAGTGATCGTCCCCCAACTCAGTGCGGCGACGACATCGGCTGCTGTCGTCCTGATGGTGTTCGGGCTGAAAGCGTTCGACTTCATCTATGTGATGTTCGGCGACAACCCAGGTCGTTCTGCCGACATCCTCGCTGTGATGATGTTCCGTGTTGCCTTCTCCCGGTCACAGTGGGCGTACGGCGCTGCCGTCGCAACTGTCCTCTTCCTGATGGCGCTTGCGGTTGTCGCACCGTATCTCTACATGCAGTACAAACGAGGTGATCTCTGATGACGGACTCGACGACTATTCCATCTACGGACTCGAGACGAATCGGCCACCCACACCATCGAGAATTAGGAGGTGAACAATAGATGGCAACAGCAGACGACACGGATCAAAGCAGTCTCGCTGCCCATCGAGAAGGGGTAGACGGCCAGCGTGTCGCACTGTATGCTGTCCTCGGCGGCTTGATCCTGTTCTACCTCTCGCCGCTATGGGCTGGGCTGACGACGGCGTTCAAGACCCAAGCCGGGTTTGTGAGCACATCGCCGATTGTCCCACCAACGCCCGAGTGGTTCACCGTCGAGGCGTGGGAAATTGCGTTTGCGACGATGCAAGGTGGACTTATCAACAGCGTCATGTTCGTCGTCCCAGCAACGGTACTATCTGCCGTCTTGGGCAGTCTCGCGGCCTACGGGCTCACGAAGCTCTCCTGGCGCGGCCAGGTCGGGATCCTCGTGATCTTCCTCGCGGCTGTGTTCTTGCCGTACCAATCCGTGCTGGTCCCGCTTCGGCAGTTCTGGTCGGCCGTCGACCTGGCGGGCTTGCTCGCGTTCGCGCCGTTCCTCGCAGAGCGGGCGGACCTACTCGAGTTGACGATCACGCACACGGCCTACGGGATTCCGATCTGTACAATCCTGTTCCGGTCGTACTACAAGACGATGGATGACGACATGATCGAAGCCGCAAAGATCGACGGTGCGAGCGCGCTTCGGATCTACCGGCGGATCGTCTTCCCACTGTCGCTGCCGATGTTCGCGGTCGCGTTGATCTACC from Natronolimnobius sp. AArcel1 encodes:
- a CDS encoding carbohydrate ABC transporter permease is translated as MATADDTDQSSLAAHREGVDGQRVALYAVLGGLILFYLSPLWAGLTTAFKTQAGFVSTSPIVPPTPEWFTVEAWEIAFATMQGGLINSVMFVVPATVLSAVLGSLAAYGLTKLSWRGQVGILVIFLAAVFLPYQSVLVPLRQFWSAVDLAGLLAFAPFLAERADLLELTITHTAYGIPICTILFRSYYKTMDDDMIEAAKIDGASALRIYRRIVFPLSLPMFAVALIYQFTQVWNDLLFALVLITSRSNYVVTQSLNELQGAMAQDYNLQMAGAFIAALPTIIIYVVFGRQFAKGITGAS